The following are encoded together in the Zingiber officinale cultivar Zhangliang chromosome 8A, Zo_v1.1, whole genome shotgun sequence genome:
- the LOC122012609 gene encoding serine/threonine-protein phosphatase PP1-like, translating to MDADVLDDIISRLLEVRKAKPGTLVQLAESEIHLLCVVARGIFLAQPNLLELEAPVKICGDIHGQYSDLLRLFEYGGFPPAANYLFLGDYVDRGKQSLETICLLLAYKIKYPENFFLLRGNHESSSINRIYGFYDECKRRFSVRLWRTFGDCFNCLPVAALVDDKILCMHGGLSPELSRLEQIKSLPRPTDVPEGGLLCDLLWADPGRDAQGWGENDRGVSWTFGADTLTEFLSRLDLDLICRAHQVVEDGYEFFADKQLVTIFSAPNYCGEFDNAGAMMIVDETLTCSFQIFKPAEREPNTMLPRI from the exons ATGGATGCGGATGTGCTCGACGATATCATTAGCCGATTGCTGGAGGTGCGGAAAGCGAAACCGGGGACGCTAGTCCAGCTTGCGGAGTCGGAGATCCACCTGCTCTGCGTCGTCGCCCGTGGCATCTTCCTCGCTCAGCCTAACCTTCTGGAGCTTGAAGCTCCCGTAAAGATCTGCG GTGATATTCATGGTCAGTACAGTGATCTCTTGAGGCTCTTTGAGTATGGTGGTTTTCCTCCCGCTGCAAATTATCTATTCTTGGGCGACTATGTTGATCGAGGAAAGCAAAGCTTAGAAACAATTTGCCTTCTTCTTGCATATAAAATCAAGTATCCAGAAAACTTTTTCCTTTTGCGTGGGAATCATGAAAGCTCTTCGATAAATAGAATATATGGATTTTATGACGAATGCAAACGCCGATTCAGTGTGAGACTTTGGAGGACATTCGGTGATTGTTTCAACTGCCTTCCGGTAGCTGCTCTTGTAGATGATAAGATTTTATGCATGCACGGTGGCCTTTCTCCGGAACTCTCTCGGTTGGAGCAGATTAAATCTTTACCTCGACCAACTGATGTCCCTGAAGGTGGTTTATTATGTGACTTACTTTGGGCTGACCCTGGAAGAGATGCTCAAGGTTGGGGAGAGAATGATAGAGGTGTCTCTTGGACCTTTGGGGCTGATACACTTACAGAATTCCTATCTAGACTTGATTTAGATCTTATATGTAGAGCACATCAG gTTGTGGAGGACGGCTATGAATTCTTTGCTGACAAGCAGCTTGTAACGATATTTTCAGCCCCCAATTATTGTGGAGAATTTGATAACGCTGGTGCCATGATGATTGTTGATGAAACATTGACTTGTTCTTTCCAAATTTTCAAACCTGCTGAGAGGGAACCGAATACTATGCTGCCAAGAATTTGA
- the LOC122012608 gene encoding sulfoquinovosyl transferase SQD2-like, translating to MTMEEIKEPLMGDEEMPPLLEDQETDAKPRRIALFVEPSPFAYISGYKNRFQNFIKNLREMGDEVIVITTHEGAPQEFHGAKIIGSRSFPCPMYNNVPLSLALSPRIISEIAKFKPDIIHASSPGIMVFGALAIAKMLSIPIVMSYHTHIPKYIPRYTWGWFVEPMWMVIRFLHRAADLTLVPSAATIKDLVANNVTEAHKIRLWNKGIDSKSFHPRYCSSEMRARLSNGQPEKPLLIHVGRIGREKNLDFLKRVMDRLPGVRIAIIGDGPYRAELEKLLSGMSAVFTGMLQGEELSQAYASGDVFVMPSESETLGQVVLESMSSGTPVVAARAGGIPDIIPEDHEGKTSFLFSPGDLDDCVHKVEQLLSRNDFREAMAKAAREEMEKHDWGAATRVIRNENYNAAIWFWKKNESHIIGPIQSFARWLFGSPENTCN from the exons ATGAccatggaggagatcaaggagCCGCTGATGGGGGACGAGGAGATGCCTCCTCTGCTGGAAGACCAGGAGACCGACGCCAAGCCTCGCCGCATTGCTCTCTTCGTTGAGCCCTCTCCCTTCGC TTATATCTCTGGATACAAGAATCGCTTTcagaattttatcaaaaatttgcgTGAAATGGGGGATGAG GTTATAGTTATAACAACCCATGAAGGTGCGCCTCAAGAATTCCATGGTGCAAAAATTATTGGTTCTAGAAG CTTTCCATGCCCAATGTACAACAATGTTCCTCTTTCATTGGCCCTCAGCCCAAGAATCATTTCAGAAATTGCAAAGTTCAAGCCTGATATTATCCATGCATCTTCACCAGGAATCATG GTATTTGGTGCTCTGGCAATTGCCAAGATGCTCTCCATTCCTATAGTAATGTCATACCACACTCATATTCCAAA ATATATACCCAGATATACATGGGGTTGGTTTGTCGAGCCCATGTGGATGGTAATAA GGTTCCTTCATAGAGCTGCTGATCTTACTTTGGTACCTTCAGCTGCCACTATTAAAGACCTCGTAGCTAATAATGTCACAGAAG CTCATAAAATACGACTTTGGAATAAGGGTATTGATTCCAAAAGCTTCCATCCTCGTTATTGTAGTAGTGAAATGCGTGCGAGGCTCAG CAACGGGCAACCAGAAAAACCACTATTAATCCATGTTGGACGTATAGGAAGAGAAAAAAATTTGGATTTTCTCAAAAG GGTTATGGACAGGCTACCGGGAGTAAGAATTGCAATTATAGGAGATGGACCATACAG GGCTGAACTAGAGAAGTTGTTATCAGGTATGTCTGCTGTGTTCACGGGCATGCTTCAAGGTGAGGAGCTATCGCAGGCGTATGCCAGCGGGGATGTGTTCGTGATGCCTTCGGAGTCCGAGACCCTTGGCCAAGTTGTGCTGGAGTCCATGTCATCAGGCACTCCCGTCGTCGCAGCTCGTGCAGGTGGGATTCCCGACATCATACCGGAGGACCATGAAGGAAAAACCAGCTTCCTCTTCTCGCCAGGTGATCTAGATGATTGTGTGCACAAGGTCGAGCAGCTACTCTCCCGCAATGATTTCAGAGAAGCCATGGCTAAAGCAGCACGCGAGGAGATGGAAAAGCACGATTGGGGAGCAGCTACAAGGGTCATTCGCAATGAGAATTATAACGCAGCAATCTGGTTCTGGAAGAAGAACGAGTCCCATATTATTGGGCCCATCCAGTCGTTTGCCAGATGGCTATTCGGGTCACCTGAAAACACTTGCAATTGA